A segment of the Sylvia atricapilla isolate bSylAtr1 chromosome 25, bSylAtr1.pri, whole genome shotgun sequence genome:
ctgggacacctgggacaggacaggagcacCTGGGCAGGGcatccctggggacatgggggcGTGAGTGGAGGGTTGGGGGTGAGGGAAGAGGTGCTGCGGGATGGTGTTTGCTGGAACGTGATTTGAAAGAAAGAGtcttaatacattttttcctcctggcagGGTGATAAATGCAGGGAAGAGCCAGCACAACGAGGACCAGGCATGCTGTGAGGTGGTGTTTGTGGAGCAGAGGCCCAGCTCCAGGGGTTGTCTGTCATCCAGGGAAAGCGGCGGGGACCTGGATGGGGTGAGAGCCGTGGTGGGTCACAAACAGGGACACGACAGAGAAgatgcccagcagcagggcatcAGATGGGACACGTGGCAATGTGTGCACACTGGGGATTCCCTTGGTTTGTGGCCCTTCTCTCTACCTGCTGCTACCATCCTCCATCCCCGTGTGActtcagcagggctggctgtcccAGAGAGACCAGTGGCCCATGTGTCCTGTTGGGCTGCAGAGGcggctgctgtgctggtgccatGGGGCCTCCCTTccctggaggctgctggaggcATGAGGTGTCTGGGGTGGGCTCCAGCCAGGGATCAGCTGTGTCCTCACACCCTTGGTCAGCTGCCCACATtgctcctgcctgcactgaGACCTGTGAGACTTGTGTCACTGTCCTCAGCTATTggccccagctgctctgaatCCCCCATCCCATCTGCTTCCTTGCAGTCTCATTTAACCGTCCCTCTTCTCCCCACAGGGCAGGAAAGGTTTTTATTTCCACTACTGGGCCTTGTTTGATGGCCATGCAGGCAGCGGTGCTGCTGTCATGGCATCCGAGAGGCTCCACCTGCACATCTGTGAGCAGCTCCGGGACCTCGTGGAGATCCTGCAGGacccctccccacctcccaTCTGTCTCCCACACGACACAAAGACCAGTTCTGCAGATCCAAACCAGGTGTCCTCTACAGAGGACCATGGAGAGGTCCCAAACGATGCTGTGCCACGGTTTCACCTGGAGAAAGTGGTGTCCCATGAGAGCCTGGTGATCGGAGCCATTGAGAACGCCTTTAAGCACATGGTGAGGATCCTCTGCCTGTGGCATCATCTAGGGCACCCCTGGGAGCACCTCTTTGCTGTCTGTGTCTGCATCAGGCAACCCCACTGGTaaaaggcagctctgcagcaaggaggagcagagagggctCCAAGCATGATGATCTCAGAGGGGGCTCTGTGATGCTCTGCATTTTGAGCTTTCAGACTGCAGAGGCTTTGGGCTCCAggcctgtgtgtgtgcagaacGCTTCATTACACTTGGTTCCAGAAGGCCCACCTGCTCTCCTCCTGTCTTGCTCTTTCCTGcctgtcccactgccccagTGAAACCGCATCCCTGGCTGCCCGACAAGACCCCTGGCCCCCCAAGCCTACAGCCACTCCATGGCTGTGTGGGGAAAGGTACTCTCCTGGTCACTGCTTCCCACCTGgagctgaggtgctgctggagcagtcaGGTGCTGTTTGGGGCTGCCCACCTaccctgcagcctctgtgtcTCCCCAGGACGACCAGATCGAGCGGGAGCGGGCGTCCCAGCACCTCCCCgggggctgctgtgccctggctgccaTCTACCTCATGGGCAAGTTCTACGTGGCCAACGCTGGGGACAGCAGGTACAGCCCCACGGGGCAGCCCTCACCTTTTGCTCAGTGACTGGGGACACACCAGTAGAGTGGGGTGGTGCAGAGGGATGGCAGGTGAGGAGcacccagctccatccctgtccagTGGAGCGTGAAGGTGGCAGAACTGGGCAGAGTcatcccctgcctgctccatgCCCCGGGGACAATGTACCCTGCAATGATCTCTGTGCTTGCTGGGTGCACAGATAGGGCTGTAGAATTGCTGCCCAAAATCTGAGATGTGCTCCCTTCCTTCCTAGCAACATCCTCTCTGCTACCCAGATGGCTCTGGATCACACCCtggcctctgctgctggcaccagaAAATTGTGCTCAGCAAAGCCTTCAAAAATGTGCAAGAAGTCATTTTAGAATGCACTTCACAACAGTGACCTGTTTCAGGAGAAAGATGCAAATCTATGTGCAGACAAGTGCAGTGGGAGCTTGGAGCCcaagaattttaatttccatatgTATTTACAAGGGTGGGCTACTTTAACTGCACCTGTGTGTGCCCACACCCCGAACAATGACAGAAGGGCAGGTCCACCTTACACTGAAGTGAGACTGCAGGTGAAGCTGGTTTGAACTGCCCTGTATTTATCATTGGATTGAAGAATGGTTTGGATAGGAAAGGACCTTAAAcctcatcttgttccaccccttGCCATTTgcagacaccttccactagactagATTGTCCCAAGCCCTGTCTGACCTGGCCTcgaacatttccaggaatggggcagctaCAGTTGCTCTGGGTATTTACTGCAGGTTACCTTTTCCTCAGCGATGTCAGACCAGCAAATACAGGCTCTGGTTGATTTTCTGAGGCCAGATGTGCCTCCAGCTCTGAGACAGAGAAGAAGGATATCCCTCATACCTCTGCTTGTGGATGCAGGTCcccctccagggcagcagcagccaggcactgGCCATGCAGGATGGCAGCATGCACAGGATCCTGAGGTTGTAACTGTGCCTCTGGGTAACAGTCTAGGTTGCCTTCTCAGGTATCAAACATGGCCAGAGCTGAACTCAGCCTGGCCTTACATCAGTGGAGAAGACTCACAGCCACCAGTCTTGGAGATCCTTGAACCTACCGTGACATCCAGAAACATCTCATAATCAGACCTTTATGTTTTTCTGAGACATTAAACTGtgacagcagccccagcagcaagTGACAGTGCTGGTGTGGGATGGGCATGTGCacctgtgtcctgctgcaggcaatttctgcccctgcagctcccctctAAAGGATGGTGCCTCACCTTTGTGCTGCTCCTTTTCTAACCATATCTCATCCTTTGATTTGGCCTGCTTCATTCCTCTCTGCCCCGTGCTTCTCTCCCATTTCCCCTTCtgtcctgcccctctcctgcacaggagagagagaTGCCATGGCCTGCCCAGGGGGGCAGTGAATCCAGGAAGCAGCTCCCACCTCAGGCTGGGAAAAGggtgggcagcagaggggaaggggtCAGGGAATCAGCCCTGGAGAGCCAAGCTCAGCTCCTCCGCCAAGTCGTCTTCTGTCTAATCTCACCCTTCCATGTTTCATTGCAGGGCCATTATCATCCGTAATGGGGAAATCATTCCAATGTCCAGGGAGTTTACTCCAGAGACAgagaggcagaggctgcagtttttAGTAAGAAAGACCTTTCTTCTAACCTCATTCCTGCTGAAACACCTCCTGGCCTCTTCCCAgtcccctgtgctgcctgctgggctgctgccgTGAGGGGTTCTGGACCCAAGGGCAGCCCCGTGGCTGGGACCTGCTGTTGGCACTTGTCCATCCCACGCTGCTCCCTGGGATGGGAAGAGGAACTGGGATGCAGGGAGCTGGCATGGGGGCATCTTgtggctggcagagccctggttTGCTGTGGGCTCAGTGTGAGGGTCTGTGACTgtgagcctggcacagctgggacgTGGAGAGCCCACCTTTTGGCGTGGGGCTGGATTGGTTTGCACGGAGCCAGTTTGGTTCatcttgtcctgttgctgtcCAGGAAACAGGGACCatcccctgggctgctgtgacctggaggagagcagctctcctTCCATCCACCATGCTCCCTTTCACTgtcagaggagctgcagtgctccTGCTGAGTCCTAGTTTCTTCCCTGGCTCCCTGGAGAGTCAGAGCTGATGTCTGCCAATGGGTTTCTGTCTTTCGTCCTGAAagctccctgtccctctcctggaTGGATCCCCTGGTGCCACCCGGGGCAACTCTTTAAGGTTATAAAGACCTCTCTGAGGGCAGCACAGGAGAAGAGGAGTTTGTGTTGGAGAAGGTCTTGCTGGATGAAATTTCCTGGCTTGCAATGTACTTGGAAAAAcactgaggtgttttttttcttgaatctATTTTTGAATGACCGAGAGGAAGAAACTGCTGTGATCAGAATCCTTTTCAGCTGGCTGTGAGGGGCAGGatgcaggctggggacaggcacacACTGCTCTGCCACAAGATGCCTTGCCTCAGGACTCCCCCAGAGTGGGCTGGGGGTATCCATGCCTCTGAACCAAGGCCCTGCCACCCCATCTTCCCAAGGGatctcctcttctcttcctgcttttcttttccctttggcATTTTCCAACACTCCCTGTTCCTGGTCCCCTTCACACTGTGGCTCCATgggggctctgtgctgctgctcgCCCCTTGTCACAGTCACAGCTGGGACACTGTTTCAGAAAAGACCTATCACTCTTCCTTGGGTGAGTGCCGTGCCCTGCGCTGAGCCTGGGATCCTGGGAGGTTTGCTATGACTCCTTCTGGCTAaattccagcttctcctggaATTTGCTGGGATTTGATCCCTTTTGGAGATCTTTATTTCCTGAAACTCTCTATGCAAAAGCTTCACTTTCTTGCTGAGTGCTGGCATGGCTGTCCTCAGCTCGTTCCTCCTCTGGCTTAGCACAGGTGGGTGGTTTGAAGCTGCTTTACCAGGACCTATTCAAGTGGCTCCGGAGCAGCCAAAGTTGTCCTAGCAGAGAATGTTGTAGCCAAAGTCCCGGTGGATGGTGGATCCTCATCCACAGATCCCACTCTCCCAACCCTGTGGCTGAGCCAACACTTCTTCCTGCAGGCATTGCTAaggcctgagctgctggggaaggagttCACACACCTGGAGTTCCCCCGGAGGATCCAGCccaaggagctggggaagaagATGCTCTACAGGGACCAGAACATGAATGGCTGGTAACCCCCAACTCGTCAGTGGCACTGGGGTCCTGCTGTGGTggctgcccatccctggcaTCCCATCCCATGGGGCAAGAGGCTCTGGTACACTGGGTACCCAGGTCCCAAGAGGTCAGTGCTGGCAGCCTACACCTGCTGACACCCTGTCTCTGGCTTATTTTAACCAGGGCTTACAAAAAGATAGAAGAGGATGACCTGAAGTTTCCACTTATTTTTGGGGAAGGCAAAAAGGTAAAGCACTGTGGCAGAAGCTAGGCAAGGGCAGTTGATTGCCTGCTTTCACTGTTTTGGGGAATTCAGCCCATCAGCGATTCTCtgctgggaatggagctggagaTAAAGCTGCTCAAAGTTCCCTTTTGATTCCACCATTCTTCAGGCTCGGATGATGGCCACTATAGGGGTCACGAGAGGCTTGGGAGACCACGACCTCAAGGTGTTCAGCTCCAACATCCACATCAAGCCTTTCCTGTCCTGCTTCCCAGAGGTAAGCCACTTCACACCCAGGGGTTCCTGCAATGGCCAGAGCCACTCAGCAGGACCAGAGCCACGATATGCCCAGTGCAGCAGgagcctcctctgcctctctgcctcTCACCCTTGCATCTtcccctgtgtcctgccaggTCAGGGTTTATGACCTCACGCAGTATGAGCACTGCCCTGATGACGTTCTGGTGCTGGGCACTGACGGGCTCTGGGATGTCACCAATGACAAGGAGGTGGCTGGTGTGGTCATGGAGGTGCTGACGAGCTACGAGCCAAATGACCCATGCAGGTGAGCTACAAGTGGGCAGGGGGACAGGCATGGTGCAGTCCACCACCTCCCCTTGGCCTTGCTCCTCAGAGCAGTATTGTGGCCACTCATCCCTCTGGGCTCCACAGCGTGCACTGCTCCCCTGGATGTGCATATCCGAGCCTGGAGCTCTCCAAGGGACCCTTTCCTGCACCTCTAGTTGCTCTAGCTTCTCCCTCCTTGCCAAGACGCTGCATCAGCGGGTTGGGGTCACTGCTGAGCCgtgctctgctgtgcctccaGGTACACCATGGTGGCGCAGGAGCTGGTGGTGCGCTCCCGGGGAGTGCTCAAGGAGCGGGGCTGGCGGCTGGCCAATGACAAGCTGGGCTCTGGTGACGACATCTCTGTTTTTGTCATCCCCCTGGGTGGTCCCGGCAACTACACGTGATGCTGAATGAGCCTGGGGCAGCGGGGCTCACCTTGCCTGGGTGGAGACCAGCGGGACACTGACGCTGCCTCAGGGCCACCCCAGCTCTAAGCACTTGTTTTTTGAGCCAACTGCAAGAAGGGTAAGCAACCCAGAGCCTCAGCCTGCGCTCCTGTCCAGAGCATCCTCCTCCACCTGCTTGCATCACAGTCTCAGGCGGAGATGGAGAGGCCTTGGACAGAGAATGAACACTGGGGTTGAGGGATGTTTTTATG
Coding sequences within it:
- the PPM1J gene encoding protein phosphatase 1J, producing MLLRVRAAVAQLAAGLGAQTPAEARGGGAGPGAGRGSPPPAAFCRPAFLQLTPEELRRADDHTGRAVQSPRDGRRRLPWSTGYAEVINAGKSQHNEDQACCEVVFVEQRPSSRGCLSSRESGGDLDGGRKGFYFHYWALFDGHAGSGAAVMASERLHLHICEQLRDLVEILQDPSPPPICLPHDTKTSSADPNQVSSTEDHGEVPNDAVPRFHLEKVVSHESLVIGAIENAFKHMDDQIERERASQHLPGGCCALAAIYLMGKFYVANAGDSRAIIIRNGEIIPMSREFTPETERQRLQFLALLRPELLGKEFTHLEFPRRIQPKELGKKMLYRDQNMNGWAYKKIEEDDLKFPLIFGEGKKARMMATIGVTRGLGDHDLKVFSSNIHIKPFLSCFPEVRVYDLTQYEHCPDDVLVLGTDGLWDVTNDKEVAGVVMEVLTSYEPNDPCRYTMVAQELVVRSRGVLKERGWRLANDKLGSGDDISVFVIPLGGPGNYT